The proteins below are encoded in one region of Streptomyces sp. NBC_00490:
- a CDS encoding GNAT family N-acetyltransferase, whose amino-acid sequence MEIRTTTDEDFDVFVDTLYAAFGSFPETPVEGGGLWWSALETDRCLLARTADGRPVGTAATHSFELTLPGDTLVPVPGVTAVGVLPSHRRQGVLNAMMRRHLDGLRDGAEFLSVLLCSEATIYGRFGYGPATYTGQLTVERHRAALALPRARGAAEARAAGSVEVLRRAECGEILEEVYDRYRRAQPGALSRPHRWWAQRAGQPPISPAPRYLAVHRDADGVPDGYASYSIESGTLTVDETITTDDAVFTALARFVLEHDLVSQVVFKHVPPEHPLRWQLTDFRAGQVSGQMDWLWVRILDVPAALTARGWFTDGELVLDVADPFLGEHGRYLLTVRDGKADCLPTDRKPDLSLDIRDLGSIYLGGTAPSTLVRAGHIQAHHPGAATLADTLFRTERSPHCLHWF is encoded by the coding sequence ATGGAGATTCGTACCACGACCGATGAGGACTTCGACGTCTTCGTCGACACCCTCTATGCCGCGTTCGGGAGCTTCCCGGAGACCCCGGTCGAGGGCGGCGGGCTCTGGTGGTCGGCGCTCGAGACAGACCGCTGCCTGCTCGCCCGGACGGCGGACGGGCGGCCCGTCGGCACCGCCGCCACGCACTCCTTCGAGCTCACCCTGCCCGGCGACACCCTCGTCCCGGTCCCCGGAGTGACCGCCGTCGGCGTCCTGCCCTCGCACCGGCGCCAGGGCGTGCTCAACGCGATGATGCGGCGTCACCTCGACGGGCTGCGGGACGGCGCGGAGTTCCTCTCCGTGCTGCTGTGCTCCGAGGCCACCATCTACGGCAGGTTCGGCTACGGACCGGCGACGTACACGGGGCAGCTGACGGTGGAGCGCCACCGGGCCGCCCTCGCGCTCCCCCGGGCACGCGGAGCGGCCGAGGCTCGTGCGGCCGGCTCGGTCGAGGTGCTGCGGCGCGCCGAGTGCGGCGAGATCCTGGAAGAGGTCTACGACCGGTACCGCCGCGCCCAGCCCGGCGCACTGTCCCGGCCGCACCGCTGGTGGGCCCAGCGCGCGGGCCAGCCGCCGATCTCGCCGGCGCCACGCTACCTCGCGGTTCACCGGGACGCCGACGGCGTCCCGGACGGGTACGCCAGCTACTCGATCGAGTCCGGCACCCTGACGGTCGACGAGACCATCACCACCGACGACGCCGTCTTCACGGCCCTGGCCCGGTTCGTCCTCGAACACGACCTGGTCTCTCAGGTCGTGTTCAAGCACGTCCCGCCCGAGCACCCGCTGCGCTGGCAGCTCACGGACTTCCGCGCCGGCCAGGTGAGCGGCCAGATGGACTGGCTGTGGGTACGGATCCTGGACGTCCCGGCCGCTCTGACCGCGCGCGGCTGGTTCACGGACGGCGAACTCGTCCTCGACGTCGCCGACCCGTTCCTCGGCGAGCACGGCCGCTACCTGCTGACCGTCCGGGACGGCAAGGCCGACTGCCTCCCCACGGACCGGAAGCCCGACCTGTCCCTGGACATCAGGGACCTGGGCTCGATCTACCTCGGCGGCACCGCCCCGAGCACGCTCGTGCGCGCCGGACACATCCAGGCCCACCACCCGGGCGCGGCCACCCTCGCCGACACCCTCTTCCGCACCGAGCGCTCCCCGCACTGTCTGCACTGGTTCTGA
- a CDS encoding NIPSNAP family protein, whose amino-acid sequence MITIHLKYEIDADKLEDFEEYGRRWVRLVDRFGGTHHGYFLPSEGDSDIAYALFSFPSLAAYEQYRTDSVSDPECQEAFELARRTRCIKRYERRFLRPLDGVS is encoded by the coding sequence ATGATCACCATTCACCTGAAGTACGAGATCGACGCGGACAAGCTGGAGGACTTCGAGGAGTACGGCCGTCGCTGGGTCCGGCTCGTCGACCGTTTCGGCGGGACGCACCACGGCTACTTCCTGCCGAGCGAGGGCGACAGCGACATCGCCTACGCCCTCTTCTCGTTTCCCAGCCTCGCCGCCTACGAGCAGTACCGCACGGACAGCGTGTCCGATCCGGAGTGCCAGGAGGCGTTCGAACTGGCTCGTCGCACGCGTTGCATCAAGCGGTACGAACGCCGTTTTCTCCGGCCGCTGGACGGCGTTTCCTAG
- a CDS encoding CBM35 domain-containing protein, giving the protein MPRTEHGSRHTTRLMGAIAFTAALIGTSVTMPSAQAATAQVTVDLGRTTGDVMHGANGTLYGLSDDGVPGDELVAPLHMTTVIQKAPDGAQHPNGDALAIKMGYDRNGGGEVHIYMQDVYAQWPYENLGLSDYLTKVDTMVRKVAARPDTDDFVWVPFNEPNGNWYPDLGSSDNAKYASALSKFQSDWTTVYKKIRSIIPDARIAGPNETHYDAKLMGDFYPWAKANGVLPDITTWHELGPDSLKDFESHLADYRAIEKKAGISERPVSINEYGNRRDQSVPGQMVQWMSMFERNKVYADQAYWNIAGNLNDNAAQTNIPNGTWWLLRWYAGLTGKTVQLDPPQPNTIDTVQGIASLDTARKQAQVLLGGTSGDVNTVIRNVPARFGKKVNVTVERIGWSGYEGAAAPGVVSRATTQVAKNGSINVPLTGLDAMSAYRVTVNPAGSGSPTAASLPWSTSYEAENATITGGTVYSQGSVTNPYGFATSGTKDVGSLNQSDSKVAFTVDVPKTGTYDLDVFYGNQSGGPATHTLTVDGGSPRTLTYGSTLNWTYRATASTPVSLTAGTHTLTLSKGTNEVTLDKIDLTASRTPDAVYPAAYADISGSPSYDYSASGISGAGALVLDRRDKAALDVYAPADGYYTVHAHYAATGDATLSMDGADAAVLPSTRGRVTDKALRLYLSAGNNRITAAAPGKGSLTLRDLRVTGEVSTSGAETYEAEDATPAGTASVSGNSWASGDKYVGHIGLGAANTLTFRVNAPSAGRYVMNVRYANNETAGSGNYNTNVVSRAADITVNDTSRTVMFRNSYSWSNFWDLPVPVTLKAGVNTISFANSTAYAPDIDKVTVAPLNG; this is encoded by the coding sequence ATGCCCCGAACCGAGCACGGATCACGCCACACCACGCGCCTCATGGGGGCAATCGCCTTCACCGCCGCGCTGATCGGCACGTCCGTGACCATGCCGTCCGCCCAGGCGGCCACCGCGCAGGTCACCGTCGACCTGGGCAGAACCACCGGCGACGTGATGCACGGAGCCAACGGAACGCTGTACGGGCTCAGTGACGACGGCGTCCCCGGTGACGAGCTGGTCGCACCGCTGCACATGACCACCGTCATCCAGAAGGCACCCGACGGTGCCCAGCACCCCAACGGCGACGCTCTCGCGATCAAGATGGGCTACGACCGCAACGGCGGCGGCGAGGTCCACATCTACATGCAGGACGTCTACGCACAGTGGCCGTACGAGAACCTCGGTCTGAGCGACTACCTGACCAAGGTCGACACCATGGTCCGCAAGGTCGCCGCACGCCCCGACACGGACGATTTCGTGTGGGTGCCCTTCAACGAGCCCAACGGCAACTGGTATCCGGATCTGGGCAGTTCCGACAACGCCAAGTACGCAAGCGCCCTGAGCAAGTTCCAGAGCGACTGGACCACCGTCTACAAAAAGATCCGCTCGATCATCCCCGACGCCCGGATAGCCGGCCCCAACGAGACCCACTACGACGCCAAGCTCATGGGCGACTTCTACCCCTGGGCCAAGGCCAACGGGGTGCTCCCGGACATCACGACCTGGCACGAACTGGGCCCGGACTCCCTCAAAGACTTCGAGTCCCACCTCGCCGACTACCGGGCCATCGAGAAGAAGGCCGGGATCAGCGAGCGGCCGGTCAGCATCAACGAGTACGGCAACCGGCGTGACCAGTCCGTGCCCGGACAGATGGTCCAGTGGATGTCGATGTTCGAGCGCAACAAGGTCTACGCCGACCAGGCGTACTGGAACATCGCCGGAAACCTCAACGACAACGCCGCCCAGACCAACATCCCCAACGGCACCTGGTGGCTGCTGCGTTGGTACGCGGGCCTGACCGGCAAGACCGTCCAGCTGGACCCGCCGCAGCCCAACACCATCGACACCGTCCAGGGCATCGCCTCACTGGACACCGCCCGCAAGCAGGCCCAGGTACTGCTCGGCGGCACCTCCGGCGACGTCAACACCGTGATCCGCAACGTCCCCGCGCGCTTCGGCAAGAAGGTCAACGTGACCGTCGAGCGCATCGGCTGGAGCGGTTACGAGGGCGCCGCCGCGCCCGGCGTGGTGTCCCGCGCCACCACCCAGGTCGCCAAGAACGGCAGCATCAACGTGCCGCTGACCGGCCTGGACGCCATGTCGGCCTACCGCGTCACCGTCAACCCGGCCGGCAGCGGCTCGCCCACCGCGGCGAGCCTGCCCTGGTCCACGTCGTACGAGGCGGAGAACGCCACGATCACCGGCGGCACGGTCTACTCCCAGGGCTCGGTGACCAACCCCTACGGCTTCGCCACCTCGGGCACCAAGGACGTCGGCAGCCTGAACCAGTCCGACAGCAAGGTCGCCTTCACCGTCGACGTCCCGAAGACCGGCACGTACGACCTGGACGTCTTCTACGGCAACCAGTCCGGCGGGCCCGCCACCCACACCCTCACGGTCGACGGCGGCTCACCCCGGACGCTCACCTACGGGTCCACCCTGAACTGGACCTACCGCGCCACGGCGAGCACGCCCGTGTCCCTGACGGCCGGCACGCACACCCTGACCCTGTCCAAGGGCACGAACGAGGTCACCCTCGACAAGATCGACCTCACCGCGTCCAGGACCCCGGACGCCGTCTACCCCGCGGCCTACGCCGACATCAGCGGCTCCCCGTCATACGACTACAGCGCCTCCGGCATCAGCGGCGCCGGCGCCCTGGTGCTGGACCGCCGCGACAAGGCCGCCCTCGACGTCTACGCCCCGGCCGACGGCTACTACACCGTGCACGCCCACTACGCCGCCACCGGCGACGCCACCCTGAGCATGGACGGCGCCGACGCCGCCGTCCTGCCCTCCACCCGAGGCCGCGTGACCGACAAGGCCCTGCGGCTGTACCTGTCGGCGGGCAACAACCGCATCACCGCCGCCGCCCCGGGCAAGGGCAGTCTCACCCTGCGCGACCTGCGCGTCACCGGTGAGGTCAGCACCTCGGGGGCCGAAACCTACGAGGCCGAGGACGCCACCCCCGCCGGCACCGCGTCGGTCTCCGGCAACTCCTGGGCCTCCGGCGACAAATACGTGGGCCACATCGGCCTGGGAGCCGCCAACACCCTCACCTTCAGGGTGAACGCGCCCTCAGCCGGGCGCTATGTGATGAACGTGCGCTACGCCAACAACGAGACCGCCGGGTCCGGGAACTACAACACCAACGTCGTCTCCCGGGCCGCGGACATCACCGTCAACGACACCTCCCGGACGGTCATGTTCCGCAACTCCTACAGCTGGTCCAACTTCTGGGACCTGCCGGTCCCGGTCACCCTCAAGGCCGGCGTCAACACCATCTCCTTCGCCAACTCCACCGCCTACGCACCGGACATCGACAAGGTGACCGTCGCCCCGCTGAACGGCTGA
- a CDS encoding carbohydrate ABC transporter permease produces MPVPAPVRRRPVRWVQPFVTLVVAAVTIGIPLWLVAVTSVKPQAEAIKPNLSLPQHMQTAENYRQTFDEGKIVQGFVNSVLVVVPSVVLVLLLGAGAAWVFARRKGRLVGTLYALSISGLLLPPAVITIVMELRQLGLAGTQLGMIAVYTGMYLSTSIFFMTGFIRNLPEELEEAARMDGASPPRVFFQVILPLLRPVIATATIMVMLFAWSDIFYAFFVLGGGEKATLPLNLYQVANAQLYLNNWHLVFAYVVMMSLPMVAVFVIAQRRIVAGITSGAVK; encoded by the coding sequence ATGCCCGTGCCCGCCCCCGTACGCCGACGCCCCGTGCGGTGGGTCCAGCCCTTCGTCACTTTGGTCGTCGCGGCCGTCACCATCGGCATCCCGCTCTGGCTCGTCGCGGTGACCTCCGTGAAGCCGCAGGCCGAGGCGATCAAACCCAACCTCTCCCTGCCGCAGCACATGCAGACCGCCGAGAACTACCGGCAGACCTTCGACGAGGGCAAGATCGTCCAGGGGTTCGTCAACAGCGTGCTGGTCGTCGTCCCCTCCGTCGTCCTCGTCCTGCTCCTGGGTGCAGGCGCCGCATGGGTCTTCGCCCGTCGCAAGGGGCGCCTGGTCGGGACGCTGTACGCGCTGAGCATCAGCGGCCTGCTGCTCCCGCCCGCCGTCATCACCATCGTCATGGAGCTGCGCCAACTCGGCCTGGCGGGCACCCAGCTCGGCATGATCGCCGTCTACACGGGGATGTACCTCTCCACGTCGATCTTCTTCATGACCGGCTTCATCCGAAACCTCCCGGAGGAACTGGAGGAGGCCGCGCGCATGGACGGCGCGAGCCCGCCCCGGGTCTTCTTCCAGGTGATCCTGCCACTGCTGCGCCCGGTCATCGCGACCGCGACGATCATGGTGATGCTCTTCGCCTGGAGCGACATCTTCTACGCCTTCTTCGTGCTGGGCGGCGGTGAGAAGGCCACGCTCCCGCTCAACCTCTACCAGGTCGCCAACGCCCAGCTGTACCTGAACAACTGGCACCTCGTCTTCGCCTACGTCGTGATGATGAGCCTGCCGATGGTGGCGGTCTTCGTCATCGCCCAGCGCCGGATCGTCGCCGGCATCACCAGCGGCGCCGTCAAGTAG
- a CDS encoding carbohydrate ABC transporter permease has protein sequence MVDTAARGVIEPPRAKDRSGPPRRGRRERTRQKANQPWWFALPALAVFGVFFLLPNLLNFVYPFTDWSAFHPQISFVGLDNLKTILDDGSMLRDIRITLMYAVLVALFQNGFGLGLALLLERDTRFNRFFRAVFFLPVLISALAVGYIFKALLEQDGALNGVLSSLAGHQVDTPWLGSTTWTLVVVTLIHGWKWMGLAMLIYLAGLKSMPDDVLEAARIDGAGAWRTFWSIRFPLLAPAVTFNVTTALIGSMNTFDIVQATTAGGPGSETEVFNIYMFRIFGQGLYAQASAMSLVLFLIVVILAVPVIVGLRRRENNQ, from the coding sequence GTGGTGGACACCGCCGCCAGGGGCGTCATCGAGCCCCCGCGCGCGAAGGACCGGAGCGGCCCGCCCCGTCGCGGCCGGCGCGAGCGCACCCGGCAGAAGGCCAACCAGCCGTGGTGGTTCGCGCTTCCCGCGCTCGCCGTGTTCGGCGTGTTCTTCCTGCTGCCGAACCTGCTGAACTTCGTCTATCCGTTCACCGACTGGTCGGCGTTCCACCCGCAGATCAGCTTCGTGGGCCTGGACAACCTCAAGACCATCCTCGACGACGGATCGATGCTGCGGGACATCCGCATCACCCTGATGTACGCGGTCCTCGTGGCCCTCTTCCAGAACGGCTTCGGTCTCGGCCTCGCCCTCCTGCTGGAGCGCGACACCCGCTTCAACCGCTTCTTCCGCGCGGTCTTCTTCCTGCCCGTGCTGATCTCCGCCCTGGCCGTCGGCTACATCTTCAAGGCCCTCCTGGAGCAGGACGGGGCGCTCAACGGCGTGCTGTCCTCTCTCGCGGGACACCAGGTCGACACCCCCTGGCTGGGATCGACCACGTGGACGCTGGTCGTGGTGACGCTCATCCACGGCTGGAAGTGGATGGGCCTGGCCATGCTCATCTATCTGGCGGGCCTGAAGAGCATGCCCGACGACGTGCTGGAGGCCGCCCGCATCGACGGGGCCGGCGCCTGGCGCACCTTCTGGTCGATCCGGTTCCCGCTGCTGGCACCCGCGGTGACGTTCAACGTGACCACCGCGCTGATCGGCTCCATGAACACCTTCGACATCGTCCAGGCCACCACCGCGGGCGGCCCCGGCAGCGAGACCGAGGTGTTCAACATCTACATGTTCCGCATCTTCGGCCAGGGTCTGTACGCCCAGGCGTCCGCGATGAGCCTGGTCCTCTTCCTCATCGTCGTCATCCTCGCCGTACCCGTCATCGTCGGCCTGCGGCGCAGGGAGAACAACCAGTGA
- a CDS encoding ABC transporter substrate-binding protein codes for MRRALSVLVTACLLGLTATACSDSTAGGTGTAPEGTVDPTANLKGVELTMWTAQNSVGQPKQAIEAFEKAIGAKINTEVIPDPYESNVPTKLASGVKPDLMFWQPTGSTLPFIQPQQNLLQLDNEDWVSKLGKTEKGLGQVDGHRYAAIVTSPTVLGVYYNKDVFKKAGITSMPKSYDDLLATARTIRSKTGTAPFFEVGGDKWPLQWQVQVQMTDLPQTFWDNLNKNKDSWTDKAVVDAITKYKTKVLDGGLAQKNYKTATFVDQGKAIMDGSAAMALNVTSLQSQIQATSSTEEMDKKLGWFPIANSSAGAEYSPDQTNGVVAFKTGDTKRQNAARQFLSYWLGQDYPDYIKANKLVSVQPSVPNPAGLPQTAIAQAEALSSATGVFQVKALTAPDMHLALADMIYGKKTPQQVAQAAQDQFQQVLKARGVSGF; via the coding sequence ATGAGAAGAGCCCTCTCCGTCCTTGTCACCGCCTGTCTGCTCGGGCTGACCGCCACCGCCTGCAGCGACAGCACCGCCGGCGGCACCGGCACCGCACCCGAGGGGACGGTCGACCCCACCGCGAACCTCAAGGGCGTCGAACTCACCATGTGGACGGCCCAGAACAGCGTCGGACAGCCCAAGCAGGCCATCGAGGCGTTCGAGAAGGCCATCGGCGCCAAGATCAACACCGAGGTCATCCCCGACCCCTACGAGTCGAACGTCCCGACCAAGCTCGCCTCGGGCGTCAAGCCGGACCTGATGTTCTGGCAGCCCACGGGCAGCACACTGCCGTTCATCCAGCCGCAGCAGAACCTGCTCCAGCTCGACAACGAGGACTGGGTCTCCAAGCTCGGCAAGACGGAGAAGGGCCTCGGCCAGGTCGACGGCCACCGCTACGCCGCCATCGTCACCAGCCCCACGGTCCTCGGCGTCTACTACAACAAGGACGTCTTCAAGAAGGCCGGCATCACCTCGATGCCCAAGAGCTACGACGACCTCCTCGCCACCGCCCGGACCATCAGGTCCAAGACGGGCACCGCCCCGTTCTTCGAGGTCGGCGGCGACAAGTGGCCCCTGCAGTGGCAGGTCCAGGTGCAGATGACGGACCTGCCCCAGACGTTCTGGGACAACCTCAACAAGAACAAGGACAGCTGGACCGACAAGGCCGTCGTGGACGCCATCACCAAGTACAAGACGAAGGTCCTCGACGGCGGCCTGGCGCAGAAGAACTACAAGACCGCCACGTTCGTCGACCAGGGCAAGGCGATCATGGACGGCAGCGCCGCGATGGCCCTCAACGTCACCTCGCTCCAGTCCCAGATACAGGCCACCTCCAGCACGGAGGAGATGGACAAGAAGCTGGGCTGGTTCCCCATCGCCAACAGCTCCGCCGGCGCCGAGTACTCGCCGGACCAGACCAACGGCGTCGTCGCCTTCAAGACCGGCGACACCAAGCGCCAGAACGCCGCCCGGCAGTTCCTGTCCTACTGGCTCGGCCAGGACTACCCGGACTACATCAAGGCGAACAAGCTCGTGTCGGTGCAGCCGTCGGTGCCCAACCCCGCCGGTCTGCCGCAGACCGCGATCGCCCAGGCCGAGGCACTGTCCTCCGCCACCGGCGTCTTCCAGGTCAAGGCACTCACCGCGCCCGACATGCACCTCGCCCTCGCCGACATGATCTACGGCAAGAAGACCCCCCAGCAGGTCGCCCAGGCCGCCCAGGACCAGTTCCAGCAGGTCCTCAAGGCGCGCGGTGTCTCCGGCTTCTGA
- a CDS encoding LacI family DNA-binding transcriptional regulator, whose protein sequence is MSVTGHTRSGGRSEPPHGQQKAASIRDVAQASGVSYQTVSRVINGHPNVREETRQRVQEAITALGFRRNATAFALASGVTRSVTVLTSNTLLYGYAATLQGLEEASRAAGYTLGVRVLTPEDDLDRTIASAADAGGGLVVIGFDRLGAAALERVPAHVPCAAVVEAPPQGQSPGLPAVWADDREAARAATEHLLGLGHDTVHYVAIPTSTGTPGSVGPRAEGWRQALEAAGVTAPEPSGKGWDSQAGYEAGKKLARDQDVTAILCGNDDLALGVLRALHHAGRRVPEDVSVIGFDDAPHSAFVTPSLTTVRMDFQGLGRTAFGLLHTQLDTEEQAPAPVPAEPALILRESSGSRET, encoded by the coding sequence ATGTCTGTGACCGGTCACACAAGGTCGGGCGGCCGCTCCGAGCCCCCGCACGGGCAGCAGAAAGCTGCCAGCATCCGCGATGTCGCCCAGGCGTCGGGCGTCTCCTACCAGACCGTTTCGAGGGTCATCAACGGCCACCCGAACGTCCGGGAAGAGACGCGTCAGCGAGTGCAGGAAGCCATCACCGCCCTGGGCTTCCGGCGCAACGCCACCGCGTTCGCGCTGGCCAGCGGCGTGACCCGGTCGGTCACGGTCCTCACGTCGAACACGCTTCTCTACGGCTACGCAGCGACCCTGCAGGGCCTGGAGGAGGCGTCCCGCGCCGCGGGCTACACCCTCGGCGTACGGGTGCTGACCCCGGAGGACGACCTGGACCGCACGATCGCCTCGGCCGCCGACGCCGGCGGCGGACTGGTGGTCATCGGCTTCGACCGGCTCGGCGCGGCGGCCCTGGAACGGGTACCGGCCCACGTGCCGTGCGCGGCGGTGGTCGAAGCGCCGCCCCAGGGACAGTCACCCGGACTTCCCGCCGTGTGGGCCGACGACCGCGAGGCGGCCCGTGCCGCCACCGAGCACCTCCTCGGACTCGGGCACGACACCGTCCACTACGTGGCGATCCCCACCTCGACCGGAACCCCGGGCTCGGTGGGACCGCGCGCGGAAGGCTGGCGCCAGGCCCTGGAAGCGGCCGGCGTCACCGCCCCCGAGCCGTCCGGCAAGGGGTGGGACTCCCAGGCCGGATACGAGGCCGGGAAGAAGCTCGCCCGGGACCAGGACGTCACCGCGATCCTCTGCGGCAACGACGACCTGGCGCTCGGTGTCCTGCGGGCCCTGCACCACGCGGGCCGACGGGTCCCCGAGGACGTCAGCGTCATCGGCTTCGACGACGCCCCGCACTCCGCGTTCGTCACACCGTCCCTCACCACGGTCCGCATGGACTTCCAGGGGCTGGGCCGCACCGCCTTCGGGCTGCTGCACACCCAGCTCGACACCGAAGAGCAGGCACCCGCGCCGGTACCGGCCGAACCCGCCCTCATCCTCCGGGAGAGCTCGGGTTCCCGGGAGACGTAA